The window CTGAATGTCACAGTTTGCCCTCCAGCCTTGCAGCTGGAGACATTGATGATTATTGAGCCTACTATCATTTCGATTTGTTACTATTCTTGCCTTGTATTTGGCATTTCCATCTTTTGTATGAATAGGTTCAAATTCTAGCTTTGTACTGGTGCAAGgttgaaatggaaaatgaaacctACACCTGAGATCTGATTCATTCTGTTTTTTTCTAAGACAATAATTTGTACTGCAACGAGTGTGCCTTTGTACCATATTCAATAAATCTACATAATCATCATCAGATTGTTGCATATTTACAATATCTTTGTGCTGCCTCTGGCACGGATGAATGGAGGGCTTAATCCAAGAACCTTTGTCTGGTGGGTTTGGATTGTTGGTAGATAATAGCCAGTCTACATATTCACATACAGCTTGAGAAGCTTTTTTGCCTTCCACTATCTGTTCatttagttctagaatatctgTTTGTTCAGCTTTATCAATGGACATTTCTGCCAAATAGCCTCTAAGAGCTGTTTCTGAAAGTTGACATAATCCTGGGTCATTCTTAAGTTTTGCTACACCATGACAGTGGATACTACCTCTGGCTTGGTACTCAAATCTGTACCAGTGCCACTCAGCATCTAGTGAACTATACAACCAATGTTTAATGAAGTTTTCTAAACGCTGTGTGAAGAACCAGTCAGTGATGTGAGGATTGTTAATAACATTCTGTCTTCTACTCTCAGGTGTGGTATTGGTTAGTGAGCTGCTAAATAGTGCATGTAGCTCAGGCCAATGCATGTCAGCagaagaaaaagtaaaaaagaatgTTGGAGCTCCAACATTACTTACTATTGCTTTTAAATCTTCTTTAGCTTTATGCCAATAAGCATTTGAGCCAGTTATGTTACTAAGATAGCGTGATAATTTAGATATGAAAACATGTGTGTTGTTGTTAGCTACCATTTGTTGCAGGTCTTCAGCAGTCAGATGTGCTTCCCCAGGATTCTGTTTGAGAAATATTGCTGTTTGCTGTAGAATACGTTTTCTTTGGATCATATTTAAAGCCCAGTAGGCAAATCTTGGATGAGTGGCAAAGCGGTATAGCCACCtgccatctttgttttctccAAATCTTAACAGATGCTTAACTCTTTCTGCAAGAGGTATATTTCTGTGCAATGAAGGATTGGTAGGGTCACCCTTGCCATCTGGAAACAATGTAGGAAAAGCCAATGTTGCTAAGAAGGGATTTACATACTCATTTAATGGCTCGTTGTCTACTGTTGGCCAAGGCATATGTGTAGCTTGGTGACAcaataattgttgttgtatAGCTTGGACTTCTTGCTGCTGACATTCAGGAATAGGTAGAAAACTACTCATTTCTGTGCTTTCATTATAAACTGTGTCTTCTTCATTTTGGGGGCCTAAGTCAGGCTCACAAGTTTCAATGTTTTCAAGATTTTCTGTTTCTACTGAGAGTAGATCTTGTGGTACACCATGTAAAGGCAATGAGTTCAAAGAATCTTGATTCACAATTATGTCTTTGTAATGTGGATTATTATTAATAAGCCATTGAAGTGCATCTGCAACATTTTGTCTTCGAACTGTGACATCTTTAAAATTGTTGTCTTTACCTTTCATCTTGACAACTATAATAGATAAATCTTTTGGGTATCTTGGCAAAGAATGTGCTAGTTCTGCTACATTTTGTGGAAGATTGATACAATGACCTGAATAGCCCCGTTGCCCACCAGGCTTTATGTAAACACGCATAATAGGAAGTGCTCGTGCAATAAGCATTTCTTCTACTTAGGTTAAGCCCTCAAGCTGAGGAGGAACTGATGAAGGAATCATATTATTCtcttttgaaaatttctttggCGACTCTTTATCGTTGGTGCACCTTGAACACTGATATTGATTATGTAATCTTGGCGTAAAGTTTATTGGCCATGCTTCCTGACACAAAGAACACTGGTAAACTGTATAGATATTGGAATTATGAAACATATCAATGTTGTGCTTTGCCTGTGTTTGCTTATGAATTGGGAAGTCAATCAGTctttcttctctctcttttgCACTTTGCTGAGAGGATTGTTTTTTGTAATTGGCTCTTCTTTTTGCAAGTCTTTCTTGCCTTTTTTCAGCAGTTTTTGTACCTAAGTGTTTCTTCTGATTTGCTCTGATTTTTGCAAGTCTTTCCTGCCTTTTTTCGGTACTTTCTTGAGAcaattgttttttattattgGCTCTCATTTTTGAAAGTTGTTGCTGCattttttcagcagtttctCGAGACAGTTGCCTTTTACTATTGGCTCTCTTTTTTGCAAGTCGTTCTTGCCTTTTTTCAGCAGTTTCCTCAGACAGACAATTGGTTTTTACTATTAGCTCTTTTTTTTGCAAgtctttcttgctttttttcagCGGTTCCTTCGGACAACTGGTTTTTACTATTTGCTATTCTTTTAGGAAGGTCATTGTCCTTGTTATATTCTGAAACATATTTTCTCTTTACACATTGTAATCTACTTATATTTTGATTGTTTGTCATGTTGTGCTTTGCCTCTGTTTGCTCATGAATTGGGAAGTCAATCAGTctttcttctctctcttttgCACTTTGCTGGGAGGATTGTTTTTTGTAATTGGCTCTCCTTTTTGCAAGTCTTTCTTGCcttttttcagcagtttctGTACTTAACTGTTTCTTCTGATTTGCTCAGATTTTTGCAAGTCTTTCCTGCCTTTTTTCGGTAGTTTCTTGAGAcaattgttttttattattgGCTCTCATTTTTGAAAGTCGTTCCTGCcttttttcagcagtttctCGAGACAGTTGCTTTTTACTATTGGCTCTCTTTTTTGCAAGTCGTTCTTGCCTTTTTTCAGCAGTTTCCTCAGACAATTGGTTTTTACTATTAGCTCTTTTTTTTGCAAgtctttcttgctttttttcagCGACTCCTTCGGACAACTGGTTTTTACTATTTGTTATTCTTTTAGGAAGGTCATTGTCTTTGTTATATTCTGAAACATATTTTCTCTTTACACATTGTAATCTACTTATATTTTGATTGTTTGTGCGTGTCACAGTTGAAACATAGTGGAGATGGTTAATGTATCCAATAAATATTGTCTGCTGTGTTCCCTGCTGAAGAACAGGAGTTATAATTGTAGCTTGTGGTGAATTAGCATTAGAGTCTATAATATGAATAACACAGTTAAGAGCATTGGCAACAGCTTGTATAATGAGATGATCACACCAAGTGCCAGGTAATGACATTTGCCTAATATAATTTTCCCAACTATCATCAGAAATACTTTCAATATATAATTCTGGGTGATTATGTAAATGACTTATGCCAGCCATGCAAATTTCTACATGCCGGTCTGCGTTTCCATAAAGTTGATGTGAAACTGACTTGAAAAAACAATCACCAGATCCACCAACATCATGTGGTATTAAACcaatctgagcaagcctttgaCTTAAACAATTCCATGGTGAATCATGAGCAACAGCTGTATTACTATGCATACCTCCCTTCAAACTTGACTTATTATGACAGCAgtgaattgaaaataattttctcTAGACTGTGCATTTGGCATATACCTACAATGCTTTTGCCTTCTTGTAGATTTTTGTACCTTCATGTTAAAGGCATATTTGCTATAAAAATTATCACTGTTAAACCGTAGTTGCCAAGTTTTGTAATTTTGACTCAAACAAGTGATAAATGAACTATTTGGAATAGTTGGTCTAACAAACAGCTGTaccctttttctattttttttctttctgagcACGTTTAGAATTCTCTTTACAGGAATTCGGGATGGCTCCCTGTCTCTTTTCCTCCTTCGattcaagctttctttcaaaggtACTCCCTTCTTAAAACTGCTTGAGCATTGTATGCTGTTTTCACAATACGCAGTGCAAATACTAACAAGCATAGCCTTACAGTTTCTATATGCGGTTACCAAAGCCTGGCAGGGATTTCGTGTAGCACTTCGAACACTGAAAATAGTGGCATTTTTATGTAAGCTTACTGCCGGTTTAACTTTGTTCCTCACCACAACAGCTGAATTAGTTTTACAACTGAATGGGCTCAATGACCACCGAGTACAACAGCGACTGAGTTCGTTTGTTTTGAGACTGCTACGGGTCAGTTGGCTCAATGGCCGCCAAGTAACACTACTTGGTTCGTTTCGTTTGCGACCACAACGGGTCAGTTGGCCCAATGGCCCCCAAGGAACACTacttggtttgtttgttttgagacCAGAATGGGTCAGTTGGCTCAATGGCCGCCAAGCAACACTACTTGGTTCGTTTTGCATGGCTCAAATATGGCGAACAATGAAAAACAGACCACGTCCTGGTTGACGTACAAGGTCCAGAAATGGCACACGCTTCCCTCAGGCTTTGataagcagctacgaaattcttcaacaacattgagaaataacttaccgagaaaacagcagcagctacgaaattcttcaacaacacgtccgcagcagctacgaaattcttcaacaacacgtccGCCAACACCCGATGTTCGATGTTCGCGAagaaaattcttcaacaacacgtccGCCAACACCCGATGTCCGATGTTCGCGAAGGAAATTCTTCAACCACACGTCCGCCAACACCCGATGTTCGATGTTCGCGAAGAAGACAGAATTTTGTGTCGCACGAGGCAGAATCCTTTGCGCAACgagaatgtgacgtcataactgcccgcccgatagaaagcccaaaaTGGCACACGCTTCCCTCAGGCTTTGataagcagctacgaaattcttcaacaacattgagaaaaaaacttaccgagaaaacagcaccagctacgaaattcttcaacaacacgtccGCCAACACCCGATGTTCGCGAAGAATACAAAATTTTGTGTCGCACGAGGCAGAATCCTTTGCGCAACgagaatgtgacgtcataactgcccgcccgataaaaaagcccaaaccctcaAAGCACAGGACACCCACCAAATTAGGAAgcgttctccttcgtcgaacgcaattaagaactagctttaaaagatgatctggaatttgaattttcgagcgacacgaagaagggcaaaagatttttttcatgaaaagcttaaaacatggatcgacttacatggcgcccggcgtagcgggattgtgtggttgaaaaacaaaatgattcctttcgtcaagggctttcagtttaccacgacatcttgcagctcaacaaaaaaggtcacagaacaatttgccattgacgggaggaacgagtagctcaaatttggtggatttctttggacaaaccgtttgctatgtttacggatgcgtatttgcaagtggtaaaaacttctacagcacaggtgaataaaataaattgaagcttaacatttggtttaatcgttgttactgttgttcaggaatgaaactcgtattttcctctcgagtggatgtaaataacaatcatgtatactcgttttggacgcaaagattaagttgacttgcttgtcagttgttttgcttccgagcgagcGAGTGTTTTAACCCCGCTTAGCTgactgtttttcgaggtgcctcaacagtgttaagaaaattttgccctctttgttattaacaagtaatcgcaatgggtcctcgtaaaattaaggattaatatcacttgtgttttcagaagttgctgaaattgccctcgtcgctgcgcgactcaggcaatttcagcaacttctgaaaacacgcgtgatattaatccttaattttactcggccccatgcgattacctatacaaattatGATACAACTGGTTTGTGATTGGATGTCTCCGATTTCCGAGAAACCTACCCAGTCTGGTAATATGACATTTACtttgaaattgaattttatATCACTTTCAGATTTTACATGTTTTCTTTAACCTTCATTTCCAGACGAAAGGGAATTGTACGATTTCTCCTCAGCGGTAATCGTCGACAATTTCGCTAGGTGTGTTCTCACAGTTGCGCTACCCTGACACTGGTTCATGCGGTGCCCAGCAATTAGTGATCGCTTCCGGGCAATTCtatttttcaataaaacttggatctaaaaaatacaaaacttcataaaaatcacctttttgattttttgaacGAAAGgaaaataggtacgcattgcgtgcgtgtggtagtgcagtaacttgacacagtgctttattccataactgtcaactgagctgcgttttgttttccaggacgtaATATGTAAAATTCTAAACCCagaagactgaagaaaataaatgggaatcgaGCAACATTGGCTTCGATGCtgacatgaagttcaacttctttttcacagcaattTTAAGTGtgtactctgagcgtctgacagttCCCACGACAAAAAaatcactgaagttaagccctgtctgGTAGGCCCTTCCCGATTAtgctggaattttttttttttttgcattatttgGTTAAATAAGCTTTTTTTTCACACTTTTTCTGTAAACAGAATTGCTAGCATTATTTAGCCTAACTTTGATCTACATTTCCGGGCTCCAAAGATTTTAAATGCTAAATTTTAGAATTCAAAAGCATTGTGATGATTTGCTTTTGtgtttgcttttgctttttgtgTTTGCTTTTGTGCTTTTGTGGTTGCGTCTGTAACTGAAGTATGAACTGAGAGCATCTGAGCCGCTAACTCAAAAGAAGTCTGGACCTACAATAGCTGATCAGCGGTTAACTTTCAGAGGCCGTTCACGCGCTTGCTCAAACAAGATAATGTCGGCCAGCGCCACCCCATCTTCTCGAAACTTGCTGCTCATAGAAGAAAATTCTGATGGAGAACATAGACCAGTCCCTTCAACGATAGCTCGAGATCCATCTTTTTTAATCAACCAGTGGAAATTGCAAGCGAAGAGGAAACAGCGATGCAACGAGCGTCTCGTTATGCCtcttttaatggtttgccccaGGATGGGAGGGAAAGGGGGGGCGACCCACGGGAATTATACTTCGTAAAGGGCACatgggtggggattttgacatccACAATGGTGGGAAATTTCACCCGATCACCATCTTGGAAAGTTGAGAGGACCTGGGAATAAGTGATGAGCCATCTTGAAAAATACCCAGAAGTTATTTGAGCAAGTTTCCCGTGTCCAAGCCCCCCTTCCCTAGGCCCGGGGGGTGTACTTCCTGTTAATgggctaatggggatgtgccgccggatggggtcgcattttcttgactggattgactatagcggggttgcattttcaacagagttcccgacagagttactagaatggggtcgcaaattgtcgggattttgggggtaagaaaattctggctagtggcatttaaaaatggaaagattcaccgtaaaaaaaagttgttaccgAAAGAACTGTAGCGCTGTCGATGTAATTTTTACTAGTcgcattacattccgttttgaaattacaattaaaggCTATCTTTAAGGTTTttgcataaacagaaagtgactatTGGTGTCACTAAAATTACGTTTACCGAAAAGTcactaagatggggtctataattggccataaaatagactattaAGGGGAaggggttctgagaggccagcggcacatacctagcgaaaattgacccaagtacaTTGATTAAAAAATTGAGCACCAtgcaagactcacttcgaaaccgagacaaacctTAACTCGAAATGGGCCATTAACctctttttgctttattcagttGATGATAAGGCAGATAAGCACACACGATGCCCGAGTTTGTATACGCATGCATTATTTTGAGAATCAAAAAATAATTGGCGTAAAACAAGAATTGCCAGGAGCATAAATACCAGTTTACTAGCTTTATCGGGAAAGGCCTACTGTCCGGAGAAATGTTTTTGTCACCTAggagaatttgatctgttcggatatctaagctgaaaattgaagtgtccgaaaattttagggaatgaaatctacatttcagaaattgctagctgaacgttaccttccaGGGTGACATTTTTAATTAAGAGCCAAAAATTACAAACATACCCTTcggaaaacgtaagggactaatTTTCCCTGGCTgccgaatcttttaggtgatctTTTAGTAAAGAAACCTATAGCTGTTTGCAACGTAAAACCGAATTTCTTAGAACAGTACACATATTTCAttgaagattatcgttgggtgcccctgtttagctcgcaggggtttcattagaagccggtcactggcggtataccgccgtctgtttgtcagaaattttcCTCTCACCGCcagctactctgccttgattaaattcactcaaacccttgtaaaagacaagagtggCTGCCGCTTACATTGATCAGCccaggcatctacttcaaaagttattgaaacccctgaccttgttcattttgttttcccatttcagactaTGTGATGAGACAACAGTtagagaacagtttctttcatcTTATGCACATGCTTTTGTATGAACAACTTAtgaaaagaacaaaaggagaattcccttgagaacatcacgtggtctgagatgggaaaacaaaacgtataAGCTATTAAAAGAGGTCAATTCTTGAAAATGATTattgtaaggcttatcattTTAGTCTTATTGACCCGTCAATTCACTAATGCCTTCCATTGCTGCtgcttctgatttaaaaatataaatatgtattatacagtattctttaattttgtacacataaCTTTTTTGGTTAATTTAAAGCATCACACAATGATTCTTATGCTCCTGTGAATGTTCTTGTACTTCAATAATTGGAGttgaattattcgttttcaaaacttGCTTTCGAAATATTTTTTAGTATAGACCTTTTTGTAGAATAcagtggccattttgatttctatagtttcgaaagacattatgggattcTCAGGAGGCAAATATTAACTATTAATTATAAGACGAAATCTGatagaaaatcgagcaatttcagtttttagtggacaaaaatctggtaccagaataatgttaagtattttacagtcctttttacattttctttaagCTAAAGATATGAAACAATTTCCATGGGAACGAGAGAAAttgaatttcaaagttcagagaaattgtgcaaacacaggtaaaatttcatcatcagtttcatttcaccagtactttcaagtgtttctaacgaagttcaacagttgtttttgacgtttggtgttgctagaaatgattatttttgaGAAGATATTTCAAACAGTATtacagaagtttgcaatacgAAGTATATAATCTTGGTACTAGGGTTTTGTCCATTTGTCAGTCGAACTTCTGGTAGATTCCGTCTTTtgaatatgtatttgccccctggggatcccataatagctatttgtaACAATAGAAATCGAAATGgctgccgtatctgcaaaaaagtcTATTGCTTGAGTTGAGGCATCGCTGTCTGAAGAGGTGGCTCATCAAGTGATTTGGGGGAAGTTTGTGAACTGGAAACCGCGGCTCTTATAAAGCACTCATTTACATTCGTACGTCATTCATGCTTCGGAAGGTTATAGTAATGAGGTGTcgaaaattttaaattgttaCTATACACTATTTAGTTCAATAACTCGACTGAAGCATAAGCTTATTGATCTTTATAGTTTCCGGGAAAATGACAAAGCAAAATCGCAACAAATCATCCGCTGCACGGACCAACATCTGCCCTTCCTTTATTTCTCAGAAACAAATAAAGGAAGGGCAGATGTTGGTCCGCGCAGCGGATGATTTGTTGCGATTTTACTTTGTAATTTTCttagagaaaagagaaaaacataaTCATATGTTAATCGTTTAATTTTCCCAATTTTTCTCGTACTTATTCATATAgttcttttttcatttcagtcaCCCAGTTCCTTCACACTATAATTCTGGCTTGCACGAAAGTTAATTCCGGCTCGCTTCCAGATGTTGACTAATGCTTCCACATATCGTGCTGAATCTGGATGCATGTACTTGGTGTTATCGTGGTAATCGTCGCCATCGGCAGGATTGAACGCACCTGATGTGGTCTTAAATTTGCCATCTATTATTCCAAAACCCTCTCCAATGACCGTCACATCATCGCAAGATTCCCCAAATGCAATTTTGTAAATGGTGCCATGTACTTGGCCCTTTTCGTGCCATTGCTTTTGTTTCTCTTGAAATTCCTTGGTGTCAGTTCGCATGATCACCACATATCCACTTTTGCAGTGGGTATTGTTTGCAGTATGCCAATCTATTTCACCGTTGCGCGCGTAAATAACGATTCCACCGTACTTGTGTCCACTTCCGCGGTACGAGTCAGATTTACATGAGATGTGCAGCGTCTTGACGGTAAACGTTGGACCACGACCATTAGCTGGATAAACATCAAATGAACTTCCATCTCTTGAGGGACGAACCGAGCAAGCCGCTATTTCTCGGCTCTCGTACGTGTATAATTCCATTTTTGCTCACAACAGAGGCACCTAACAAACATTCACATGTATAGCGACCcttttgatttttattgaaaaacatcgCGTGATCATACCCTAGCCAATCAAATCAGTCATGTTTCTCGAAATTTTTCCTCGTGCTAAGTCCACACCGGTTAATAAGGGACAGGTGGCTCTGGCCTTGGGGACGAAAATGGAAGAATTACACGCTTTGTGATTGTCGCAAAGGAAGAGTCCACGGAGACTGAAAGCAAGTTCTCGGGTGTACCGttggacaaaaacaattacTCATTACGCCATTGAAAATTTCATATAAATAAAGTCgaacctcccgtaagcgaccactcAGAATGTCAAGCTTCGGTGGTCACTTGCGGGAGGTGGTCCACCGGCAGACAACCccaaggatgcgagagcgcgtgatcGATTCAAGTGATCGAGGTAAATGTTctataaaaacttcaaatcgcgatgtttcttttcgaaaattcatttaatggacagccagataataaagttcactcacccacTATTTTCTGTGTTGTACTGAGTgatgatttgatgggtttttgggacgcttcgatttccccTTCAGATCCGACGGGTCGTggctctgcaacctcaaaatcctgctcgattttcTAGCTTCGCTCTGGTTTTTCTTATGGTTATATGATCTGGACAGAACCGAGccatcattggaatttgatcaaatcaaattaaccaatcaaaagctcaGATTAATGATCTTGTCTTTCTTGGGGGAAATCtgagctttttgattggttaatttgatttgatcaaatcCCAATGATGGCTCGGTTCTGTCCAGATCATATAACGTGGTCGCTTACAAGAGGTTCCAAATATAGTGATTTGATTTAGAAATTTTGATGTTTTGGAAAACTGGTCGCCGAATAGAGATGGTCGCTTACGACTGTTACGAGAGGAGGTGTTCTCTTGATGTtgaataggcaactttcacgatggcgtcatttgactacaagtaccagaattcagtttgtttttcttttcttatttaaattttgtattcccagtggggtaaaagtaacaatagctctaattagcatgagacaagcaaaccctgaaggattctggtacttgtagtcaaatgacgtcatcatgcaaatgtcctattccATGCCCTTGCTGCCTGGAAAATAAAGTCATTCATGGCATGGTTTTTCTTGAAGACGGGGATCTTGAAACTTCTTACCCTCTGCCACAGATCTTGTTGTATATAGATTGATATACAAGTCGGGGAGGAGTCCATGAAGTTTGTGATAATGACCCTACATCGACCTGAAGAAGGATTTAATAAGGTCTTCAAGGTTCTCCTTTACTTTTGGTATCTCTGCCTGCAAACAGGCTTCGCGGTAGCTATAATCCGGATATATAACTCTCATCTTTCGCCTTTAAATAGACTCAAGTTGTTCTAGTATGTAATTCGGGGTGCTACAGAACCATGCAGGGCATGCATATTCGAGTCTTGATCTAATGCAAGTTATGTAAAACGTGACAAGATCTTGTTCAGCCACGCGTGCTCTTTTTAAGAGACGAACAGAGTAGATTCTCTTGGAGGCCTTCTTAGTTAGAGACTCAATGTGATCATTCATCTTACCTAAGCGGACTTGACAGCACGGCTTCGGCTGAACAACCACCTCAATCGATTTATGACAACATCCAGCGACATTTTAACTCGGAAATCTGCCCAAATCACTTGTGCATGAAGCTACGGACGAAAAATCGATCGCGCGAGATCGAAAGACTTTTAAGAAATCAGCTTCTACCACTGAAATACCGCTATTCCGAAAGAAGAAAAGGTGTACACGTCGCTGCTGCTATAAAAATCCCTGGAGCAAGTAATCGAACAAGAATCTGTGGCCGccatttgtttgttatttcgcgTACGCGCGTGTGAAAAATACCTGGGTGCAAGCAGTACAAGCAAAACCATCAaccaattctctattttcgaattgcccataatacactttgtttgccccccaaattttgcataaaccattgttttcaaatgctcttgggaatatgcagtgtccccaagagcatttgaaaacaatagtttatgcaaaatttggggggcaaacaaagtgtattatggggaattcgaaaatagagaattagaCAAATGTCTGCAAACAGAACTCGTGTTTAATTACTTGCAACATTGTAGCCGTCCCGTCAGAAGCAgccgcaaattaacaagcataacagtcaaaatTAATTCGCCGATTTTTCGTACGTACCTTCACGTTTTGGTTGATTTTGGCGTCtcaaaattgttaaaaattacaatattgTGCAACTGAGGGTTCATACATTATTGATGTCGTTGttttagcagttgtatgtggcgCTGGTGACTGGTGTGATAGCTGCAGTAAAGGCGgttctaaaacacaggtcacattccacaggtcaagactagaagTCCCTGCttccccgagacctgaaacaaTTTTTGGGGTCTTTGCATTGTATGCACACAGACTCTCAGAGGACGAGATCACACGTGACCGAGCTCCGAGAGCAtaaataaccctaaccctaaccccgttgaagtcctgaatttctcaggcttctctacgcaattgtaaaaattgcgttcataactgcgaagatcatagcttcacttgatttcatatccgcagttcatatatgattcatttcatataccatttcatcagagCATAAATAGTCTTGAATgcagactgggtactagtaattgtgAGTcaatacgagagaaaataagcctgGTGCTCATAGGCCGCCGATGCACCTGGGATATGGCCGCCGGCACTGCCTGGGATACTGTTCCGATATGAGAAGAGAAGTCGCCGGCAATGTTGGCTCATCTCAGTCTTTACCGCCAGAATGCCTGCGAAGTTGACTTGAGTTCAACTTCGCTGGCATGCCGGGGGTAAAGCTCTGCGATGGCTTCAGTTGCCGGCAGCGCATGTTCTTTAATATTCGTCTGAGAAGTATCCCAGATGGTAACCGGCGGCTACGTCGCAGATACATCGGCGGCATATGAGAACCAGGctttactctggccgcggcgtacatataatacgcgaaaggaactactTATAcaagtataaactcccaggccaggataagccccggcttgagaaagccgtgaacgtattttgtaccatttatacggggtgttcgcgccttctgtaagccgcggccagttttctctcgtataaactttgttttctttagcATTATATTGTGTATGGCTATTATTTATAATGTTTTGTCCT of the Montipora foliosa isolate CH-2021 chromosome 14, ASM3666993v2, whole genome shotgun sequence genome contains:
- the LOC137984414 gene encoding uncharacterized protein, yielding MLIARALPIMRVYIKPGGQRGYSGHCINLPQNVAELAHSLPRYPKDLSIIVVKMKGKDNNFKDVTVRRQNVADALQWLINNNPHYKDIIVNQDSLNSLPLHGVPQDLLSVETENLENIETCEPDLGPQNEEDTVYNESTEMSSFLPIPECQQQEVQAIQQQLLCHQATHMPWPTVDNEPLNEYVNPFLATLAFPTLFPDGKGDPTNPSLHRNIPLAERVKHLLRFGENKDGRWLYRFATHPRFAYWALNMIQRKRILQQTAIFLKQNPGEAHLTAEDLQQMVANNNTHVFISKLSRYLSNITGSNAYWHKAKEDLKAIVSNVGAPTFFFTFSSADMHWPELHALFSSSLTNTTPESRRQNVINNPHITDWFFTQRLENFIKHWLYSSLDAEWHWYRFEYQARGSIHCHGVAKLKNDPGLCQLSETALRGYLAEMSIDKAEQTDILELNEQIVEGKKASQAVCEYVDWLLSTNNPNPPDKGSWIKPSIHPCQRQHKDIVNMQQSDDDYVDLLNMLLRYKPWQATQENAWDNQPGSDKIYITSWKAFVQTKYAKQHVPDWFEKLQTLSENDTDSEDFSEQLPQREDWMHLADLIPGSFVNTTEQIPQSDYNYDWQNDKCKYAHHITGEMLSWIKSKQDTFLVALPQQNISISTFSDMQAHAYNIIRKHSEKAFPKDPLFLIVNGVAGTGKSYLINAIRNLLRTSCAVTATTGKAAYNINGCTIHSLLKLPVGTRGKKS
- the LOC137985188 gene encoding uncharacterized protein, with product MELYTYESREIAACSVRPSRDGSSFDVYPANGRGPTFTVKTLHISCKSDSYRGSGHKYGGIVIYARNGEIDWHTANNTHCKSGYVVIMRTDTKEFQEKQKQWHEKGQVHGTIYKIAFGESCDDVTVIGEGFGIIDGKFKTTSGAFNPADGDDYHDNTKYMHPDSARYVEALVNIWKRAGINFRASQNYSVKELGD